The following proteins are co-located in the Diorhabda carinulata isolate Delta chromosome 4, icDioCari1.1, whole genome shotgun sequence genome:
- the LOC130892692 gene encoding ESF1 homolog codes for MEDKRFSHIKTDPKFRRIPKKERKVKIDKRFESMFKDKKFKVKYTIDKRGRPVNHTSNEDLKRYYELSSESESTDIESDIEETDLKEAGKYVKPLKDGDQEDLDSKHVSDKMLTDSVKKKLQDLSVDYARGESNLFSESSSDDEDSEEELSESENIDHKWGELDAEAECTEEPTTRLAACNMDWDRIRAVDLLVLFNSFLPPGGAVKSVAIYPSEFGKTRMKEEEVKGPIELVESKSIDKENNDEDDEEGANYHMEKLRQYQLNRLKYYYAIISFDSINSANKIYTECDGMEYESSAIKLDLRFVPEDMDFDDEPKEFCDRLPESNKYQPRFFTNTALQQAKVALTWDETDPGRIEVTQKLNSGKLDELSQEDLQHFLASSSGEEISDSEENEEIEEKEEGNKDVIEKYKALLQDIENAETTKSQKDLEMEISWGIDLKEKTEKLIKEKQSEEKTPFEQYLDKKKEKRKEKKKKRKQEENNESDVPSDIDINDPYFAEEFNNSEFKKTKSKKQKEKYASDNDNEQNQGELELLLLNEDNQNHFSLKNIQKNDDDTKRKKKRKNKDIEDEEKRDNFEINVNDERFSALYTSHHFSIDPTDPHFKKTKGIEALVNEKLKRRSEIQNSEIPKPKQKKNAELNYLVKSVKRKTNEYMNK; via the exons atggagGATAAACGATTTTCTCATATTAAAACTGATCCAAAATTTCGTCGAATTCCTAAGAAAGAGAGAAAAGtgaaaatagataaaagatttgaatctatgtttaaggataaaaaatttaaagtgaAATATACCATTGACAAGAGAGGCAGACCAGTTAATCACACATCAAATGAGGATTTAAAACGTTATTATGAATTGAGTTCTGAATCCGAAAGTACAGACATTGAATCAGATATTGAGGAAACCGACTTAAAAGAAGCTGGTAAATACGTTAAACCTTTAAAAGATGGggatcaagaagatttagattCAAAACATGTGTCTGATAAAATGCTTACAGATAGTGTAAAAAAGAAACTTCAAGATCTAAGTGTAGATTATGCTAGAGGAGAGTCAAACTTATTCTCAGAAAGCTCTTCTGATGATGAAGATTCAGAGGAGGAATTATCAGAAAGTGAAAATATAGACCACAAATGGGGTGAATTAGATGCAGAAGCAGAATGTACTGAAGAACCAACTACTAGATTAGCAGCTTGTAATATGGATTGGGATAGAATTAGAGCTGTAGATTTGTTAGTACTTTTCAATTCCTTCTTACCTCCAGGAGGAGCAGTCAAGTCTGTTGCCATTTACCCTTCAGAGTTTGGGAAAACTAGAATGAAAGAAGAGGAAGTTAAAGGTCCTATAGAATTAGTAGAATCAAAATccatagacaaagaaaataACGATGAAGATGATGAGGAAGGTGCAAACTACCATATGGAGAAGCTTAGACAGTACCAACTTAATAggctaaaatattattatgcTATCATCTCATTTGATAGTATTAACTCtgctaataaaatttatacagaaTGTGATGGAATGGAATATGAATCAAGTGCTATTAAACTGGATTTAAGGTTTGTACCAGAGGACATGGATTTTGATGATGAACCAAAAGAATTTTGTGATAGATTACCAGAATCTAATAAATATCAACCAAG atttttcacGAATACAGCTCTTCAGCAAGCTAAAGTTGCTCTAACTTGGGACGAGACTGATCCAGGTAGAATAGAAGTTACTCAAAAATTGAATTCAGGTAAATTAGATGAACTATCACAGGAAGATTTACAACATTTTTTGGCTAGCAGTAGTGGAGAAGAAATCAGTGACTCAGAAGAAAACGAAGAGATTGAAGAAAAGGAGGAAGGAAACAAAGATgtaatagaaaaatacaaagCATTATTACAAGATATAGAAAATGCAGAAACTACTAAAAGCCAAAAAGATTTGGAAATGGAGATATCATGGGGTATTGATTTGAAAGAGAAAACTGAGAAATTGATTAAAGAAAAGCAAAGTGAGGAAAAAACACCATTCGAACAGTATCTagacaaaaagaaagaaaaacgaaaagagaaaaagaagaaaaggaaacaaGAGGAAAATAATGAATCAGATGTACCTTCAGACATTGATATTAATGATCCATACTTTGCCGAAGAATTCAATAATTCagaattcaaaaaaacaaagagcaaaaagcaaaaagaaaaatatgcatctgataatgataatgaacaGAATCAAGGAGAATTGGAATTATTACTTCTAAATGAGGACAATCAGAATCATTTCTCGTTAAAAAACATTCAGAAAAATGATGATGAcactaaaagaaaaaagaagcgaaagaataaagatattgaagatgaagaaaaaagaGATAACTTTGAAATTAATGTTAACGATGAAAGATTTTCTGCATTATACACAAGTCATCATTTTAGTATAGATCCAACAGATCCTCATTTCAAGAAAACAAAGGGTATAGAGGCAttagtaaatgaaaaattaaaaagaagaagTGAAATTCAAAACAGTGAAATTCCAAAAcccaaacaaaaaaagaatgcGGAACTGAACTATTTAGTCAAATCtgttaaaagaaaaactaatgaatatatgaataaatag
- the LOC130892693 gene encoding supervillin-like, with the protein MKPCDVIELQKSRRKDASFVIDYINVGRGFLKNPPNTDNQFTINKSEFVVWRIIENEFLAIDNAVFHNAETNLIRWTFEHKDEKDEFKESTIFFFWKGSKAVKSGSPLPPNFDNDKSIVHRIIQWSEPAIFFQIFPKPIVVFDGKYSDFNPNVEHMFIVRGELKEEIHLYELPFIKKNLRSRAIFIIIDPQKRTIFIWKGLRIMKEQEITLKESNVLETLKEYVNHWKSFECLQIREHEEDDIFIGDISTYWHYEKNCNYSPRLFFLNSITGKFLATEVEYSLGSKNHVAPFPFLQSHLFMTDIQPGLFLLDNNSDIWLISSGLTPSEELNALAVETAENYVKEKERQFNIRVSLKFVKLGAEPIEFTNLFPYWN; encoded by the exons ATGAAACCTTGTGATGTTATAGAATTACAGAAAAGCAGAAGGAAAGATGCATCCTTTGTTATAGATTACATAAATGTCGGACgaggatttttgaaaaatcctcCAAATACAGATAATCAATTTACAATTAATAAATCCGAGTTTGTTGTATggagaattattgaaaatgaatttttagcaATTGACAATGCAGTTTTTCACAATGCAGAAACAAATCTTATACGATGGACGTTTGAACATAAAGATGAAAAGGACGAGTTTAAagaatcaacaatatttttcttttggaagGGTTCAAAAGCAGTTAAAA GTGGTTCTCCTTTACCCccaaattttgataatgataaaTCTATTGTTCATCGTATAATTCAATGGAGTGAACCagcgattttttttcaaattttcccaAAGCCTATTGTGGTATTTGATGGAAAATATTCTGATTTTAATCCCAATGTTGAACATATGTTTATTGTTCGTGGTGAACTGAAAGAAGAAATACATTTGTATGAATTaccttttataaaaaaaaatttaaggagCAGagccatttttattataatagatCCTCAAAAACGcacaatatttatttggaaaggCTTGAGAATAATGAAAGAGCAAGAGATTACATTGAAAGAATCAAATGTATTGGAAACGTTAAAAGAATATGTAAATCATTGGAAAAGTTTCGAATGCTTACAAATCAGGGAACACGAAGAAGATGATATATTCATAGGAGATATCAGTACATACTggcattatgaaaaaaactgtaattattCTCCcagattattttttcttaattctatAACAGGGAAATTCTTAGCCACGGAAGTAGAATATTCTCTTGGTAGTAAAAATCATGTAGCACCTTTCCCATTTTTACAGTCACATTTATTTATGACAGATATTCAACCAG GTCTATTTTTGTTAGACAATAATAGTGATATTTGGTTAATCTCAAGTGGTCTTACACCTTCTGAAGAATTAAACGCACTAGCTGTGGAGACTGCCGAAAACTATGTTAAAGAAAAGGAAAGGCAGTTTAATATTCGTGtttctttgaaatttgttaaattaggCGCAGAGCCTATcgaatttacaaatttatttccttattggaattga